In the Spirochaetota bacterium genome, one interval contains:
- a CDS encoding ParA family protein: protein MGRVISVSNQKGGVGKTTTTVNVASFIADRARRVLIIDIDPQANAGYGVGVNAGESERTIYEVLIGSVPIRDAIVKTGMENLDLIPSNIHLAGAQMDLMDVDGKEFILRRAMEEIRRDYDYVFVDCPPSLGILTLNSLVAADSVMIPLQCEYYALEGLSQLLRIIAMVQENLNKGLSIEGVVLTMYDSRTNLSQQVVSDVREYFSNKVFKTIIPRNVRLSEAPSFGKPIGFYDRGSIGSVTYENLADEVLKNG, encoded by the coding sequence ATGGGAAGAGTGATATCGGTCTCCAACCAGAAGGGGGGAGTGGGAAAAACGACGACAACGGTCAACGTGGCGTCTTTCATCGCCGATCGGGCGCGGCGCGTCCTGATCATCGACATCGACCCGCAGGCGAACGCCGGGTACGGCGTCGGCGTCAACGCGGGCGAGAGCGAGCGCACCATATATGAAGTGCTCATCGGCTCGGTGCCGATCAGGGACGCCATCGTCAAGACCGGCATGGAAAACCTGGACCTTATCCCGTCGAACATCCATCTCGCCGGGGCCCAGATGGACCTGATGGACGTCGACGGAAAGGAGTTCATACTCCGCAGGGCCATGGAGGAGATACGGAGGGATTACGATTACGTGTTCGTCGACTGTCCGCCCTCACTGGGGATCCTCACGCTGAACAGCCTCGTGGCGGCCGATTCGGTGATGATCCCGCTGCAGTGCGAATACTACGCGCTGGAGGGACTGAGCCAGCTTCTCAGGATCATCGCCATGGTGCAGGAGAACCTGAACAAAGGCCTCTCCATCGAGGGAGTGGTCCTCACGATGTACGATTCGCGGACGAACCTGTCGCAACAGGTCGTGTCCGACGTGCGGGAATATTTTTCAAACAAGGTTTTTAAAACCATCATACCGAGGAACGTGCGCCTTTCGGAAGCCCCCTCCTTCGGGAAGCCCATAGGCTTTTACGACAGGGGAAGCATAGGCAGCGTTACCTACGAGAACTTAGCAGACGAGGTCTTGAAGAATGGCTAA